A window of Belonocnema kinseyi isolate 2016_QV_RU_SX_M_011 chromosome 9, B_treatae_v1, whole genome shotgun sequence contains these coding sequences:
- the LOC117180840 gene encoding facilitated trehalose transporter Tret1-like isoform X2 has protein sequence MELNKSFLLYTFLSNGESESGKRIGDAKRRRAYFQQFISFLSGYILMMDVGSSMVWPSPALPYLTSENSTIPISNAQGALLAASMNISAIIALLLCPLVVDRIGIKYTIQVIGLLQLLSKILLYIADNYIFLLVTRLLTGIGWIAMYAFFPLYMGEIAAENVRGRFLIFDKICVNLGSFLMSIAGAFLAYNTMNLVMISIPLIAILLFPLMEETPYFHLIKGREEEAAKTLMRLSADNGVKNVKANIERMKNAILKGQISKQTSIRELFSDRASRRALIIKTIAETTYIFSGYHAVQAYAQEIFSYSGSNLAPGYSVMIMTGIQIFAGLPSSQIVDRWGRRPTFLLSGVSSALSLAIVGLFFFLKIFLQVDVSSIAWLPLAGLISFTFSCNMGLSTVPYVYKGELFSVKVKNVATTFSTIIASALGFTTHILFALLHERIGIYSSFWIFGLVCFVGSVTVFCIAPETKGKNLEEILELLSKKN, from the exons AtggaattaaataaatcatttttattgtacaCCTTTTTGAGTAATGGTGAATCTGAATCAGGAAAAAGGATCGGCGACGCTAAAAGAAGAAGAGcttattttcaacagtttataaGTTTTCTCTCTG GTTATATTTTGATGATGGATGTTGGCTCAAGCATGGTATGGCCTTCACCAGCACTGCCCTATCTAacaagtgaaaattcaacaattccaataTCAAATGCTCAAGGTGCTCTTCTGGCAGCGAGTATGAATATTTCTGCAATAATTGCATTGCTCCTGTGTCCACTAGTAGTGGATCGAATCGGGATTAAATACACGATCCAAGTAATCGGATTATTGCAGCTACTGTCAAAAATTTTACTGTACATAGCTGATAACTACATCTTTTTACTTGTAACAAGATTGTTGACTGGTATCGGTTGGATTGCAATGTACGCCTTTTTCCCTCTTTACATGGGCGAAATTGCTGCTGAAAATGTCAGAGGAAGATTtctgatttttgacaaaatctgTGTGAACTTGGGATCCTTCCTTATGTCAATCGCCGGAGCTTTTCTGGCTTATAACACTATGAACCTAGTTATGATATCCATACCGCTAATTGCTATACTACTTTTTCCACTGATGGAAGAAACTCCATATTTTCATTTGATCAAGGGACGGGAAGAGGAAGCTGCTAAAACTCTAATGAGATTGTCGGCAGATAATGGAGTTAAGAATGTTAAGGcaaatattgaaagaatgaagAATGCTATTCTGAAAGGACAAATTTCAAAGCAAACTAGCATCAGAGAATTATTCAGCGATAGGGCAAGTCGGAGGGCTTTGATAATCAAAACGATTGCAGAAACAACATACATTTTCTCAGGCTATCATGCAGTTCAAGCTTATGCACAAGAAATTTTTAGCTACAGTGGTTCAAACTTAGCGCCAGGATACTCAGTGATGATCATGAcaggaattcaaatttttgctgGCTTGCCATCTTCTCAAATAGTTGATCGATGGGGAAGAAGGCCAACTTTTTTACTATCCGGAGTATCGTCTGCACTTTCATTAGCAATTGTGGgcctatttttctttttaaaaatctttcttcaaGTTGATGTTTCTTCTATTGCTTGGCTACCACTTGCTGGTTTGATATCATTTACTTTTTCATGCAACATGGGACTCAGCACTGTTCCTTATGTTTATAAAGGagaacttttttctgttaaagtGAAGAATGTGGCGACTACCTTCTCAACGATTATAGCATCAGCATTAGGTTTTACTACACACATTCTTTTTGCGTTATTACACGAACGTATTGGTATTTACTcaagtttttggatttttgggTTGGTTTGTTTTGTGGGATCAGTCACTGTCTTTTGTATTGCACCGGAAACTAAAGGAAAAAATCTAGaagaaattttagaattgttaagtaaaaaaaattag
- the LOC117180840 gene encoding facilitated trehalose transporter Tret1-like isoform X1 has translation MELNKSFLLYTFLSNGESESGKRIGDAKRRRAYFQQFISFLSGYILMMDVGSSMVWPSPALPYLTSENSTIPISNAQGALLAASMNISAIIALLLCPLVVDRIGIKYTIQVIGLLQLLSKILLYIADNYIFLLVTRLLTGIGWIAMYAFFPLYMGEIAAENVRGRFLIFDKICVNLGSFLMSIAGAFLAYNTMNLVMISIPLIAILLFPLMEETPYFHLIKGREEEAAKTLMRLSADNGVKNVKANIERMKNAILKGQISKQTSIRELFSDRASRRALIIKTIAETTYIFSGYHAVQAYAQEIFSYSGSNLAPGYSVMIMTGIQIFAGLPSSQIVDRWGRRPTFLLSGVSSALSLAIVGLFFFLKIFLQVDVSSIAWLPLAGLISFTFSCNMGLSTVPYVYKGELFSVKVKNVATTFSTIIASALGFTTHILFALLHERIGIYSSFWIFGLVCFVGSVTVFCIAPETKGKNLEEILELLSKKN, from the exons AtggaattaaataaatcatttttattgtacaCCTTTTTGAGTAATGGTGAATCTGAATCAGGAAAAAGGATCGGCGACGCTAAAAGAAGAAGAGcttattttcaacagtttataaGTTTTCTCTCTG GTTATATTTTGATGATGGATGTTGGCTCAAGCATGGTATGGCCTTCACCAGCACTGCCCTATCTAacaagtgaaaattcaacaattccaataTCAAATGCTCAAGGTGCTCTTCTGGCAGCGAGTATGAATATTTCTGCAATAATTGCATTGCTCCTGTGTCCACTAGTAGTGGATCGAATCGGGATTAAATACACGATCCAAGTAATCGGATTATTGCAGCTACTGTCAAAAATTTTACTGTACATAGCTGATAACTACATCTTTTTACTTGTAACAAGATTGTTGACTGGTATCGGTTGGATTGCAATGTACGCCTTTTTCCCTCTTTACATGGGCGAAATTGCTGCTGAAAATGTCAGAGGAAGATTtctgatttttgacaaaatctgTGTGAACTTGGGATCCTTCCTTATGTCAATCGCCGGAGCTTTTCTGGCTTATAACACTATGAACCTAGTTATGATATCCATACCGCTAATTGCTATACTACTTTTTCCACTGATGGAAGAAACTCCATATTTTCATTTGATCAAGGGACGGGAAGAGGAAGCTGCTAAAACTCTAATGAGATTGTCGGCAGATAATGGAGTTAAGAATGTTAAGGcaaatattgaaagaatgaagAATGCTATTCTGAAAGGACAAATTTCAAAGCAAACTAGCATCAGAGAATTATTCAGCGATAGGGCAAGTCGGAGGGCTTTGATAATCAAAACGATTGCAGAAACAACATACATTTTCTCAGGCTATCATGCAGTTCAAGCTTATGCACAAGAAATTTTTAGCTACAGTGGTTCAAACTTAGCGCCAGGATACTCAGTGATGATCATGAcaggaattcaaatttttgctgGCTTGCCATCTTCTCAAATAGTTGATCGATGGGGAAGAAGGCCAACTTTTTTACTATCCGGAGTATCGTCTGCACTTTCATTAGCAATTGTGGgcctatttttctttttaaaaatctttcttcaaGTTGATGTTTCTTCTATTGCTTGGCTACCACTTGCTGGTTTGATATCATTTACTTTTTCATGCAACATGGGACTCAGCACTGTTCCTTATGTTTATAAAGGagaacttttttctgttaaagtGAAGAATGTGGCGACTACCTTCTCAACGATTATAGCATCAGCATTAGGTTTTACTACACACATTCTTTTTGCGTTATTACACGAACGTATTGGTATTTACTcaagtttttggatttttgggTTGGTTTGTTTTGTGGGATCAGTCACTGTCTTTTGTATTGCACCGGAAACTAAAG
- the LOC117180839 gene encoding facilitated trehalose transporter Tret1-like isoform X1: MELNKSLLLYTFLSNGESESGKRIGEAKRSRAYFQQFISFLSGYILMMDVGASIVWPSPALPYLTSENSTIPISNAQGALLAASMNISAIIGLLPCTLIMDRIGSKYTIQVIGLLQLLSKILLYIADNYIFLLVTRLLTGIGWVVMYAFFPLYMGEIAAENVRGRFLIFDKICVNLGSFLMSIAGAFLAYNTMNLVMISIPLIAILLFPLMEETPYFHLIKGREEEAAKTLMKLSADNGVKNVKENVERMKNAIIKGQISKQSSIRELFSDRASRRALIIKTIAETTYIFTGYHAIQAYAQEIFSHSGSNLAPGYSVMIMTGIQIFAGVPSSQIVDRWGRRPTFLLSGVLSGFSLLIVGLFFFLKIFLQVDVSPIAWLPLVGLISFTFSCNMGLSTVPFVYKGELFSVKVKNVATTFSTIIASALSFTTQIIFALLNERIGIYSSFWIFGLVCFVGSVTVFCIAPETKGKNLEEILELLSKKN, encoded by the exons AtggaattaaataaatcattgttaTTGTACACCTTTCTGAGTAATGGTGAATCTGAATCAGGAAAAAGGATCGGCGAAGCTAAAAGAAGCAGAGcttattttcaacagtttataaGTTTTCTCTCTG GTTATATTTTGATGATGGATGTTGGCGCAAGCATCGTGTGGCCTTCACCAGCACTGCCCTATCTAacaagtgaaaattcaacaattccaataTCAAATGCTCAAGGTGCTCTTCTGGCGGCGAGTATGAATATTTCTGCAATAATTGGATTGCTCCCGTGTACACTAATAATGGACCGAATCGGGAGTAAATACACGATCCAAGTAATCGGATTATTACAGCTACTGTCAAAAATTTTACTGTACATAGCTGATAACTACATCTTTTTACTTGTAACAAGATTGTTGACTGGTATCGGTTGGGTTGTAATGTACGCCTTTTTCCCTCTTTACATGGGCGAAATTGCTGCTGAAAATGTCAGAGGAAGATTtctgatttttgacaaaatctgTGTGAACTTGGGATCCTTCCTAATGTCAATCGCCGGAGCTTTTCTGGCTTATAACACTATGAACCTAGTTATGATATCCATACCGCTAATTGCTATACTACTTTTTCCACTGATGGAAGAAACTCCATATTTTCATTTGATCAAGGGACGGGAAGAGGAAGCTGCTAAAACTCTAATGAAATTGTCGGCAGATAATGGAGTTAAGAATGTAAAGGAAAATGTTGAAAGAATGAAGAATGCTATTATCAAAGGACAAATTTCAAAGCAAAGTAGCATCAGAGAATTATTCAGCGATAGGGCAAGTCGGAGGGCTTTGATAATCAAAACGATTGCAGAAACAACATACATTTTCACAGGCTATCATGCAATTCAAGCTTATGCACAAGAAATTTTTAGCCACAGTGGTTCAAACTTAGCGCCAGGATACTCAGTGATGATCATGAcaggaattcaaatttttgctgGCGTGCCATCTTCTCAAATAGTTGATCGGTGGGGAAGAagaccaacttttttattatccgGTGTATTGTCtggattttcattattaattgtgggcctatttttcttcttaaaaatctttcttcaaGTTGATGTTTCTCCTATTGCTTGGCTACCACTTGTTGGTTTGATATCATTTACTTTTTCATGCAACATGGGACTCAGCACCGTTCCTTTTGTTTATAAAGGAGAACTTTTTTCTGTCAAAGTGAAGAATGTGGCGACTACGTTCTCAACTATTATAGCATCAGCATTAAGTTTTACTACACAAATTATTTTTGCGTTATTAAACGAACGCATTGGTATTTACTcaagtttttggatttttgggTTGGTTTGTTTTGTGGGATCAGTCACTGTCTTTTGTATTGCACCGGAAACTAAAGGAAAAAATCTAGaagaaattttagaattgttaagtaaaaaaaattag
- the LOC117180839 gene encoding facilitated trehalose transporter Tret1-like isoform X2, giving the protein MMDVGASIVWPSPALPYLTSENSTIPISNAQGALLAASMNISAIIGLLPCTLIMDRIGSKYTIQVIGLLQLLSKILLYIADNYIFLLVTRLLTGIGWVVMYAFFPLYMGEIAAENVRGRFLIFDKICVNLGSFLMSIAGAFLAYNTMNLVMISIPLIAILLFPLMEETPYFHLIKGREEEAAKTLMKLSADNGVKNVKENVERMKNAIIKGQISKQSSIRELFSDRASRRALIIKTIAETTYIFTGYHAIQAYAQEIFSHSGSNLAPGYSVMIMTGIQIFAGVPSSQIVDRWGRRPTFLLSGVLSGFSLLIVGLFFFLKIFLQVDVSPIAWLPLVGLISFTFSCNMGLSTVPFVYKGELFSVKVKNVATTFSTIIASALSFTTQIIFALLNERIGIYSSFWIFGLVCFVGSVTVFCIAPETKGKNLEEILELLSKKN; this is encoded by the coding sequence ATGATGGATGTTGGCGCAAGCATCGTGTGGCCTTCACCAGCACTGCCCTATCTAacaagtgaaaattcaacaattccaataTCAAATGCTCAAGGTGCTCTTCTGGCGGCGAGTATGAATATTTCTGCAATAATTGGATTGCTCCCGTGTACACTAATAATGGACCGAATCGGGAGTAAATACACGATCCAAGTAATCGGATTATTACAGCTACTGTCAAAAATTTTACTGTACATAGCTGATAACTACATCTTTTTACTTGTAACAAGATTGTTGACTGGTATCGGTTGGGTTGTAATGTACGCCTTTTTCCCTCTTTACATGGGCGAAATTGCTGCTGAAAATGTCAGAGGAAGATTtctgatttttgacaaaatctgTGTGAACTTGGGATCCTTCCTAATGTCAATCGCCGGAGCTTTTCTGGCTTATAACACTATGAACCTAGTTATGATATCCATACCGCTAATTGCTATACTACTTTTTCCACTGATGGAAGAAACTCCATATTTTCATTTGATCAAGGGACGGGAAGAGGAAGCTGCTAAAACTCTAATGAAATTGTCGGCAGATAATGGAGTTAAGAATGTAAAGGAAAATGTTGAAAGAATGAAGAATGCTATTATCAAAGGACAAATTTCAAAGCAAAGTAGCATCAGAGAATTATTCAGCGATAGGGCAAGTCGGAGGGCTTTGATAATCAAAACGATTGCAGAAACAACATACATTTTCACAGGCTATCATGCAATTCAAGCTTATGCACAAGAAATTTTTAGCCACAGTGGTTCAAACTTAGCGCCAGGATACTCAGTGATGATCATGAcaggaattcaaatttttgctgGCGTGCCATCTTCTCAAATAGTTGATCGGTGGGGAAGAagaccaacttttttattatccgGTGTATTGTCtggattttcattattaattgtgggcctatttttcttcttaaaaatctttcttcaaGTTGATGTTTCTCCTATTGCTTGGCTACCACTTGTTGGTTTGATATCATTTACTTTTTCATGCAACATGGGACTCAGCACCGTTCCTTTTGTTTATAAAGGAGAACTTTTTTCTGTCAAAGTGAAGAATGTGGCGACTACGTTCTCAACTATTATAGCATCAGCATTAAGTTTTACTACACAAATTATTTTTGCGTTATTAAACGAACGCATTGGTATTTACTcaagtttttggatttttgggTTGGTTTGTTTTGTGGGATCAGTCACTGTCTTTTGTATTGCACCGGAAACTAAAGGAAAAAATCTAGaagaaattttagaattgttaagtaaaaaaaattag